The following coding sequences are from one Nicotiana tomentosiformis chromosome 3, ASM39032v3, whole genome shotgun sequence window:
- the LOC104099645 gene encoding uncharacterized protein codes for MRSDPNTSKTDALCEFHQEHGHITKDAIIFRKEVINMLRQGHLKELLSHKGGNNFARGREHQGPPKPSSPAHTINMIIGDGDKASINGINFTTTHKLKRSITGERYDRFEESIIFDEADADSLTFPHNDALDITLRILDINVKCIMVDDGSGACIIHPRILTQMRLEDKIATRCITLIDFNNAVKWTSGEITLLVLAGSMTLDTTFHITDQATAYNAIMGQSWIHPI; via the coding sequence ATGAGGTCTGATCCGAACACTAGCAAAACCGACGCCCTTTGTGAGTTCCACCAGGAACATGGGCACATAACAAAGGATGCCATCATTTTCAGGAAAGAAGTCATAAACATGTTGCggcagggacacctcaaagagctgCTAAGCCATAAGGGGGGAAATAACTTCGCTAGAGGACGTGAACACCAAGGTCCACCAAAGCCGTCGTCACCAGCTCACACTATCAACATGATTATCGGCGACGGTGACAAAGCCTCTATCAATGGCATAAATTTCACTACCACTCACAAGCTCAAGCGATCTATCACTGGCGAACGGTACGACAGattcgaagaaagtatcatcttcgatgagGCAGATGCCGACAGTTTGACTTTCCCTCATAATGATGCCCTCGACATTACTTTACGCATTTTAGATATTAATGTTAAATGTATCATGGTGGACGATGGAAGTGGAgcatgcattatccatccccgCATCCTCACCCAAATGagactcgaggacaagatagCGACACGCTGCATCACGCTAATCGATTTTAATAATGCAGTTAAGTGGACATCAGGGGAAATTACACTACTCGTCTTGGCCGGCAGCATGACTCTGGATACAACATTTCACATCACGGACCAGGCCACCGCATACAATGCCATAATGGGACAATCGTGGATACATCCTATATGA